In Acidobacteriota bacterium, the sequence CGTGGCTCAGGAGGAGTTCGAGCCGCCGCGTCTCGCGGACGGCAGGCCCGACCTGCAAGGCGTGTGGGATTTCCGCACCCTGACGCCGCTGCAGAGGCCCGAGGAGCAGGAGAGCGCGGTGCTGACGGCCGAGGAAGCGGCCGAGATCGAAGCGCGGTCCGCCGAGCGCAGCGCCGAGTTGAACGCGCCGACCGAGCGCAGCGGCGAGTTGCTGCCGGTGGGCGGCAACGTCGGCGGCTACAACCACTACTGGGTCGATCAGGGCGCCAGCGTCGTCGATGACCAGCGGACGTCCCTCATCGTCGATCCGCCGGACGGCCGCGTGCCGCCGCTGCAGCCCGGGTTCGAGTTGATCGAGCTGTCGCTCGGCGAGGATCGGCCGGGGACGCGCCCGGTTCGCGTTCGGGCCGCCGGCATCGGTGCCGACAGCTACGAGGACCGCGGGCTGGCCGAGCGCTGCCTGCTCGGGTTCAACTCCGGCCCACCCATCGTGCCGGCCGGCTACAACCAGAACCTGCAGATCTTCCAGACGCCCGACCACGTCGTCATCCTGCACGAGATGGTGCACGACGCGCGCATCGTCCCGCTCGACGGACGCGACCACCTGCCGGGGAGCGTCCGGCAGTGGATGGGCGACTCCCGCGGCTACTGGGACGGCGACACGCTGGTCGTCGAGTCGATCAACTTCACCGACAAGGTGGCCAGCTTCAACCCGTCGGTGGCCACGGCGGCCGGCGACGGCTCGACGCTGCATCTGACGGAGCGCTTCACGCGGGTTGCCGGCGACACGCTGCTCTACGAGTTCACGGTCAACGATCCGACCACCTTCACGCGGCCCTTCACGGCGGCGCTGCCGATGAAGCTCGGCGAGGGGATGTACGAGTACGCCTGCCACGAGGGCAACTACGGGCTGTTCAACATCCTGTCGGGCGCCCGCGCGGCGGAGCGTGACGCCGCGTCGCAGCAGTAGGCGATTTCAGGGGGCGGGCCGGCGGCGTTGTCGTCGGCCCCTTTCCGCCGCCGAGCTCGCACGTCCCGCCCGCGGGTCCTTCACGAATGCGAGGGTGGGCGAACGTCCGGCCGCCTGGCCACTATCTCGGCAACGCCGGGCTCACCGCCGGCCGCGACCCGCGCGGTTCGCTCCGCGGCGTGGAGCACGTTCCACCGCCATCCCCTGACCATCCGCTCCAGCTCTCCCGGCCGCAGCACGTAGCCGTGCCCGCGCTGTCCGTCCGGCGCAGGCAGATGCAGCGCCGCCACGAACAGCCCGCCCGGACGAACCCCGCCGCGGATCGCCGCGAACAGCGGACGGTGCAGGAAGTAGCAGTCGACGATCAGGTCGTAGGCCGCCGGCTCGATAGTGAACTCCGGCGGGTCCGCTTCCAGGTCGGCGACGTGCGGCGCGATCCGCTCGCGGCAGCCGGCCCGCTCCGCGTTCGCGAGCAGCAGGGCGACGGCTGCATCCGAGCCGTCCACCGCAGCGACCCGCCACCCGCGTGACCCCAGCCAGACGGCGTGCCGGCCGGCGCCGCACGCCAGGTCCAGCGCCCGGCCCGGCGGCACGCCCGCCACCGCGTCGGGCAGGGGCGGCGACGGCTCCGGCAGCGCGCCCGGTTCGCGGTCGGCGTAACGCGCGTTCCACTTGGCGATCTGCGGGTTCATGGATCTGTGCGCGTCGAGCGGGCCGAGGGCCGGGCCACGGGCTGCAACCTGTCGCGCGGGTTGCAAACCTGTTGCGCGTGCTCTTCTACGGATGAATGCCCCAGACGAGCTCGGCAAGGAATCCGGCCGGAATCCCCACGACGAGCAGGGCCAGGCTGACCAGCAGGAACCGCGAATAGATCGGGACTCTCAGCGCGCGGTGGCTGAGCGGCACGGCCACCGTCTCGCGTTCGTCTATGGCTCGGTAGGCCTGCTGCAGGCCGTCCTCGGTCGACACGTCGAAGTAGTCGCCTCCGTAGTCGCGAATGGTCTCGATGAGCGACGGCGTCTCCATGCCCTCGATCGGCGCGCGGCCGCGGTCCGTGTTGATGTAGATGATGTACGGGACGACGTTGCGCGCGGCCAGCGCCGCGAGCTCCGCCTCCGGGATCTCGTCGACGTCGGCGTCCGTGATGATGAGCAGCGCGCGGTTGCGGTTCGCGCCGCGGTTGACGACCGCGGCGTCGATGTCGAAGTGCCGCACGATGGACCGGAGCGCCCCCGTGATGTTGGTCGTGCCCTCCGAATCGATGATGCTGACCCTATCCTCGGGCACGAAGAACCGGTCGCGCCGCGTGCCCGGTTCGGGGGCGAGGATCTTGACGGTGACGTACGGCGCGCCCAGCACCTGGAAGTAGTACAGCTCGTCGTCGAGGACGAAGTCGTCGACCATGTAGGGATACGACGAGAAGAGCCAGAGCGAGACCCGGTCGTTCTTCTCGCGCCGCATCCGCAGGAACTCGAGGTGCGCTTCGCGGGCCACCTCGGCGCGCGACCGTTCGGTGTTGTTGAACTCCCAGGCCATCGACAGCGACGTGTCGACCAGATCGATCCGCACCCGCGACTCGACGTTCCCGGTGATCTGCTCGGTGGACGTGAGGAACGGGTCGGAGAGCGCGACGACGCCCATCGCGACGGCCAGTCCCAGGATGATCTTGGGGAGGGCGTAGCAGGCGCGCCCGAAGATGCCGCGCTGGTAGCGGAGCGGCACGTCGTGGCCGGAGTGCTGCCGCGCGTGCCGCCGCCGCAGCAGAATCAGGCGAACGGCGGTGAGCAGGGCGGCGGCGCCGAGGACGAGGGCGGCCAGGGTCGCGGTGCCCGCGTCGCCGTAGCGCACCTGCGCGAAGTCCGTCTCGATCAGCGCCAGGAGCTGCGCATCCAGAAACTCCGTGAACGCCGTCCAGTCCGGGAGCACCGCTGTATCATACAGAGCGATGGCGACGAACTGGTTCGCGGCGGCGGCAATTCTCTGCGGATTGGGCGTGGTGCTCGGCGCGTTCGGGGCGCACGGGCTCCGCGAGCGCCTGACGGCCGACATGCTGGTCGTGTTCGAGACCGGCGTGCGCTATCACTTCATCCATGCCCTCGGCCTCTTCGCGGTCGCCTGGGCTGCCTCGCGCTGGCCGGGCCCGCTGGTCGGCGCCGCCGGCTGGCTCTTCGTGGCCGGCATCGTGATCTTCTCCGGCAGTCTCTACGTGCTGTCGATCAGCGGCATCCGCTGGCTGGGCGCGATCACCCCCATCGGCGGCCTGTGCATGATCGCCGGCTGGGCGCTGCTGGCCGTTGCGGCGCTGCGCGCGTCCTGAACCCTTCAGACGGAAGCGACGAACAGCTCCGCCAGCTCATCGGCCGACCGTCGGTTCCAGGTCTCGTTCACGCCGACGAGGACGCGTCCGTTCCGGGGTGCGCCCACGGCGACGCCCTGGTCGCCCAGCCGGCGCCGGAACGCGGAGAAGTCGCCGGTGTTCACTCGCAGCCACGACAGGTTGGTGCCGTGCGGGACCCGGTCGACCGAGAACGCGTCGTGACGGGTGAGTTGGGCGAGCCAGGACTCCGAGACGTCGGCGGCCTGCCGGTAGCGGTCGACGAAGCCCGGCAGGTAGTGATGGGCGATGGAGGCGAAGGGCCACGCCGCCGGCAGGCCCGCGCCGAACATGCGGCGCGTGTGATACATGCCGTCGAGCAAGTCGCGGGGACCGGCCAGGATCGCCCCCGAGGGCGCGTTGAAGTACTTGTAGAGCGACACGTAGACGGTGTCGAACGGCGCCGCGTAATGGGCCACGTCGCGGCCTTCGTAGGCGGCCTGCAGGAAAATCCGCGCTCCGTCGAGATGCAGGTGGATTCCCTCACGCCGCGCCAGCGCGGCGATGCGGTCCAGCTCGCGACGGTCGAAGGTGGCCCCGAAATGCCGTCGCACCGGCGTCTCGATCGAGATGACCCGCACGGGCCGGCTGACGCGGCCGCCCGCGGTGCGGTCGAGGGTTGCCTCCACCTCTTCGAGCGTGAAGTCGGGACGGCCGGCGCCGAGCGGGATGAGCGTGATGTTGCTGAGCGTCTGCAGGCAATCGCCCGAGTCGTTGTACAGGTGGCTGTCGGCCTGCACGATGGCGCGGCCGTCGCCACCGGCCAGGGCACGCACCGCCAGGTGGTTGGCGAGCGTGCCGGTCGGCATGAAGACCGCCCGCTCCTTGCCGAGCAGCTCGGCGAACGCGTTCTCCAGGCGCTCCACCGCGCCGCCGTTCGAGTAGGAGTCCCGCACGATGCCGCCGTCGGCCGCCAGCGCGCTCCAGAGTTGCGCCTGTTCTTCCGGGGTCAGTCCCAGGCCGTCGCCGCTCATGCGGACGTTTCCGCCCGTCCCACCTGCAGTGCCCGAACCCGACTGCGCGTACGCCGCGCGCGGCGCCGTCGCAAGCCCGTAACCGACGCCGAGCGTGCCGATCTCCAGAAACTGCCGCCGGTCAATGCTGGACATGGTGCGTCCTCTCTCGTTGCCGCTGATGGGTCAACCTTACGCCGCGCCGCGGTCCCGGCACAACGGGATCGATTCGTCTATGCTTCCCGATTGGAGGTCCACGAGATGACGCCTATCCGTCCCTGCCGTGTGCTGCTCGCAGCCGTGCTGGCCGTGTCGATCGCGTTCCCGGCTGCGGCCCAGAACGTCGACTGGCGCCTGCACAACCTCGATCTGCACGGCAGCCGCTACGCCGAGACCGACCAGATCACGCCGGAGAACGCGCATCTGCTGACCCCGCGCTGGCTCTTCCAGCACGGCGTCATCGACGGCGTCAGCAACCAGACCACGCCGGTGATCGTCGACGGCGTGATGTACCTCACCGACTCGCGGGGGAGCGTCTACGCGGTCGACGCCTACGACGGGCATCATCTGTGGACCTACGACGTCACGGACCTGCTCGGCGGCGGCCGGCGCGAGGGCTACATCTTTCGTCACCGCGGCGTCACCTACGAGGACGGCGTGGTGTACAGCGCGGCCGGCTCGTTCATCTTCGCCCTCGACGCCGAGACCGGCGAGCCGATCGAGTCCTTCGGCGACAACGGCCAGGCCAGCGTCATCCTCGACGTGCTGCGTCTCCGCTACCCGGACGTGGAGACCGCCATCTCGATGGGCTACTGGTTCACCACCGCGCCGCAGATCCACGACGGGGTCATCTACATAGGATCGACGCGCAGCGAGAGCCTCATTCCCGGCGGGCACGTGCTCGCGGTGGACGCGGCGACGGGCGAGGTGATCTGGCACTTCAACACGATCCCGCAGGACGAGAACGACCAGGGCTGGGACATCGCGGGGCCGACGTGGGTGGGCAGCGTCCGCAACGGCGGCGGCATCTGGGAGACGCCGTCGCTCGATCCCGAGCTCGGCCTGGTCTACGTCGCCGTCGGCAACCCCTTCGGCGACAGCACCGAGCGGGACGGCATGAACCTGTTCACCGACTCGGTCCTCGCCCTCGACATCGAGGACGGCCAGTTGCGCTGGTACTACCAGCTCGTCCACCACGACGTCTGGGACTACGACAACGGCAGCCAGCCGATCCTCTTCGACATGGAGGTGGACGGCGAGCCGGTGCGCGCCCTCGGGCAGGCCAACAAGAACGCCTTCCTCTATCTGCTGAACCGGGAGACGGGCGCGCCCATCCACTCGATCATCGAGACGCCGGTGCCGACCGAGACCGACCGCGAGGGCGAGGAGCCGTGGCCCACGCAGCCCATCCCGCACAAGGCGGACGGCGAGCGGATGGAGCCGGTCGCGCCGATCTTCCCCGAGGAGATCCCGCCGGAGCACGCGGAAGGGAAGACCCTGGTGCCGATCTTCACGCCGATCGCCCCCAACCAGATCTTCGCGCCCGGCTTCGGCGGCGGGGCCAGCTACGGGCCGATGGCGTACAGCACGGATACCGGCCTGCTCTACGTGAACGCCATCGACCGGCCTTTCGACGCCGGCCGCGGGCCGCGCATGTTCTTCTCGGCCTACGACCCGACCACCGGGGAGCTGATCTGGCGCCAGATCCGCGAGGGGTACGGCCAGGCGGGACCGGTGGTGACCTCCGGCGGGGTGGTCTTCGTGGGCACCGGCAGCAACATCGCCGGTTATTTCTTCGCCTTCGACGCGCGCACCGGCGAGGAGCTCTGGCGGTTCAACACAGGGGCCGGCGTCTTCTCGTCGCCCGCGGTCTACATGGTCGACGGCGAGCAGTTCGTGACCGTCGCGTCGGGCGGCGGGGACCGCGGCCGGCGCGGCGGAGCTCTCATCCTGAGCTTCGCGCTGCCGAAGCGCGTGATCGAGGCGGAACGCGCATCGCAGTGATCGGGGCCCGATGGGCATGCCCGCGGTTGGCGGTTCACGGCGATCGGTAACGGGCACATGAGCCGGATCTACGTCCTTCACGAGAACGACGCGTGGGTCGAGCCGTTGCGCGCGGCGTTCGACGAGCGCCGCCTGCCCTACTCGGAGTGGTTTCTCGACACCGGCACTCTCGACCTGCGCGAGCCGCCGCCGGAGGGCGTCTTCTACAACCGGATGAGCGCGTCGTCGCATACCCGCGACCACCGCTACGGGCCGGAGTACGCGGCGGCGGTGCTGGCCTGGCTGGAGCGGCACGGCCGGCGCGTGCTGAACTCGGGCCGGGCGCTGCAGCTCGAGGTGAGCAAGGTGGCGCAGTACGCGGCGCTGGAAGCGTGCGGCATCCGCACGCCGGAGACCGTCGCGGCGATCGGGCGGGACCGGATCGTGGACGCCGCGCGCGAGCTCGAGCCGCCGTTCATCACCAAGCACAACCGGGCCGGCAAGGGGCTCGGTGTCCGGCTGTTCCATGACCGGGAGGCGCTCGCGCGCTACGTCGACAGCGACGCGTTCGAGCCGGCCGTCGACGGCATCACGCTCATCCAGCGGTACATCCAGGCGCCCGAACCGTACATCACGAGGGTCGAGTTCATCGGGGGGCGCTACTTCTACGCCGTGCGAGTCGATACCAGCCAGGGATTCGAGCTCTGCCCGGCCGATGCCTGCCGGGTGGACGATGCCTTCTGCCCGGCTGACGCCGAGCCGGCCTCGCCGGTGTCGCTGTTCCGCATCGTCGACGGCGTGCCCGGCGATCTGGTTTCCCGCTACCAGCGGTTCCTGGCCGACAACGGCATCCACATCGCGGGTATCGAGTTCATCCTCGACCGGGACGGCGTGGCGTATACGTACGACGTCAACACCAACACCAACTACAACAGCCAGGCGGAGGCGGAGGCGGGACGGTTCGGGATGCGGGGGATCGCGGAGTACCTCGGGCGCGAGCTGCAGGCATACGAAGCCTCGGCGCTCACCGCGCAGACCGCGTCGCAGCCCTGACGGGTGTAAAATCCGAAGCAGTCTGCGCGCGGACGCGCGCGGCGATGGTGACCGGGGACGATGAGGTCGAGAACCATGACGCAGACGATCAACCGGAAGTCGATGGGGCGCCTGGCCGGGCTGGCCGCTTGCCTGGCGCTGGCGGCGGGTACGGTCGGCGCGCCGCTGCAGGCGCAGGACGAGGCCGGAGAGATCCCGCAGCTCGCGGGAATCTGGGACGGCGGCGGGCGCGTGCGCCCGGTGAACGGGCCGAACATGCCCTGGGTGCCGGGCGAGAACTTCCCGGTGCTCAACGAGCGTGGCCTGGCCTATCAGGAGGTGTTCGACGAGGCGATCGCGGCGAAGTACGACTGCGTGCCGTCGACGCCGCCGGCGCTGAACTACGACCCCTACATGATGGAGATCGTGCAGTGGCCGGATCGCGTTCTGCTCCGCTACGAGAAGGACGATCAGCTCCGGACTGTCTGGCTGGACGGACGCGTGCCGACGCCGATGGACTACAGCCTGCAGGGCGTCTCGGTCGGCTACTACGAGGGCGGATCGCTGCACGTGACCACGACCCACTACACCTTCGACATCAGCGGCTTCGACGACTACAACGGCATCCCGTCGTCGCAGCTCAAGAAGGTGACCGAGCGCTACTGGCGCGAGGGCGAGGAGCTGCGGGGGACGGTGACGGTCGAGGACGAGCTGTTCCTGCGCGAGCCGGCGTCGTACACGACCCGTTGGCTGCCGGCGCCGGAGGGCTACAAGCTGGCGCCGTACGGCTGCGACGCGGAGATCGCGCGGATGCCGGTGAAGTTCATGGTGCCGAAGTACCGGTAGGGACAAGACAAGGTGCGGTGTCGCCCCGCGGTGCACCGCGTGCTGGCATTCGGCAAGATTGCCGAGGGAATTCGGAAGGAGGGTAGGTCGGTGAGAATCCTGCTTTGGACGGCGGCGGTGGCGGCGGTCGCGGCCGTGGTCGCTCTGACCGGTGCGCCGACGGACGCGCACCACGCGAGCGCCCCGTTCTACGACAACACGAAGAGCGTGACGGCCGAGGGTGTCGTGACGCGCTTCCTCTTCCGTAACCCGCATTCGTTCCTCTTCCTCGACGGCGAGGACGAGAACGGGGAGACGATTGCGTGGGAGGTCGAGATGGGCACCGCCGTCTCGATGAGCCGCCGCGGCTGGACGCCCCAGACGATCAGGGTGGGCGACCGGATTCGCGTCGTGGGCCAGCCGTCCCGCGCTCCCGGCACGCACGGCATCTGCTGCGCCGAGATCCTGCGTCCGGACGGCGGGCCGATCAGCCCCGCCAACTAGCGCCCCGAAACGCGGGGGCGGGGTCCGCATCCAGCGGCGGCCGGGCCCTCTGCTGCGAAAGTCATTGGTTCTCCGGCGCCGCCGGCCGCGGGTCGGCGTAGCCGGGGTACCAGAACACCGCGTGGCAGTTCTCGCACGCGAGGTCGAGCTCGGTTCCCGCTTCGAGCAGCGCGTCGACGTTGCGCGCCTCTACCGCATCGAGCACCACCCCGCTCGTCGCGCGGAGCCCCCGCGACACCTCCACCCAGCCTTCCCAGTCTTCTTCGACCAGCTCCTGGATGGCGTCCGGATGGAGGTCGATCCCCGGCAACTCGGAGCGCGACTCGGGGGCCGCGATACGGCGTCCCTCAATCAGCAGCAGGTTCGACGCCTCGGCGAGGGTCACGGCGTGGCGGCGGAGGCGCAGCCAGTCCCCCTCGGTTTCGGGCCGGGTCTCCACGATGCCGTCCGCGGTTGCCTCGATCACCACCGCATCCCAGACGGCGTCGGCGGCCGGATCGATCATCGACCGCATCAGCTCTTCGACCGTCGCGGTCGGTTCCATGTCGGACGCCGGCTCGCTCGCGCAGGCTGTGAAGCCCGCGGCCAGCAGCACCAGAGCGGGCGTCAGCCTGTTGCGCCGTTCGCTACCGTGCTTCATTCCCGATCGCAAATGTCTGCAACGGGCCGCTCCGGCGTCAGGCCCGGGCGAGAGGCACCCCCCCGTGGGCACCCCTCGGCAAGCGGAAGCGGGCCCTGCTACAGGACCCCCGCCTCCTGCATGACGGCCTCGCACTTTCCGCGGATCTCGGTCGCGACCTCGAACGGGTCTCCCTGCTGGTACTCCGCGCGGAACAGCTCCACCGACAGGGCCCCGGTGAACTCCTTCTCGGCCAGCTTCTGCAGGATGCGCACCACCGGCGCGATGCCGTCGCCCGGGATGATCCGCGAGTCGTTGTCGATCAGCTCGCGCGGGCCGTCCAGCAGGTCCTGGAAGTGGGCGTGGGCCAGCTCACCCGGCTCGAGCAGGTCGAGGTCCTCGAACTTGCTCAGGCCCGACCAGAAGTGGAAGAAGTCGATCATCGGCCGCACGTTGGGACGCGCCGCCGCGCGGATGACCTGCAGCGACGAGGTCAGCGTGGACAGGTGCGTCGACGTGCGGGTGAACTCGATCATCGCGGTCAGGCCGTACTCGGCCGCAATGTCGCCCGCCTCGCCGACGCAGTCCGGCGTCGCCGCGAAGTCGTCGGCGGTGACCGGCCGGTTGGTGACCGACGGCGAGTAGATCCGCGTCAGGCCCAGGTTGGCGAACTGATCGCAGCCGCGCCGCCATGCTTCCAGCGACTCGGCCCGCGCAGGACCCGGCAGCCAGATGTCCTGCAGCACCACCGCGGCGGACACCGGCGTCAGATCGAGGTCTTCGAGCAGCCGCCGGGCGGCCGGCAGGGTGTCGTTCTCGAGAAATGCCTGCAACTGCGGTGAGCCGAGCTCGACGTACCGGATGCCGGCCCGCGCCCAGCCTTCGACCGCGCCGCGGAGGCCGGCGCCGCTCGACGTGTTCTGGTGCATGGCGAGCAGCATCTTTCCGGGATCGGCGGATTGCGCGGTTGCCACGCGCGCCAGGGAAGCGGCCAGAGGAGTCAGCAGCATCGATCTTCTCGTCAGCATGGTCGTGTCCTTACCTTCGGTCTCCCTCCAGGTGCTCGATGAGGTCGTCCGGCCACGATGAACGCGGCCGTCCGGTCCCGCAGAGGCTATCACGGGTCGCTCATTCAGGGGCGAAGCGGACCACGGTGTTGCCCCGGCCCTGGTTGCGCTCGAACAGCTCGAAGGCCGCGACGAAGTCGTCGAGCGCGTAGACCCGATCGGCGCGCGGCCGGACCACGCCGGTCGCCAGATAGTCGAGGATCTGCCCGACCTGCCGCTGGTGCGCCTCCGGATTCCGCGCGGCCCAGCCGGCCCACATGCTGCCCATCACGACGGCCGACTTGATGAGCAGCAGGCCGGGGCGAATCGGTCGCTGCCCCGCCGTGAACCCGACCAGGCAGATCCTTCCCAGCGGCCGGATGGCCGAGACCAGCGCCGCCTCGAACAACTCCCCCTGGACCATGTCGACGACCACGTCGACGCCGTCCGGATGACCGAGCTCGGTCGCCGCTTGTCGAACGTCGTTCTTGAACCGCCGGAAGCTCTGCCGGTCGCGGCCGTAGCACAGCACGCGGTCGGCTCCGGCGGTGGCCGGCAGATCCTGCTTCTGGGGGACGCTGACGCCGGCGATGACCTGCGCCCCCATCGCCTTGGCCAACTCCACTGCGGCCATGCCGACGCCGCCCGACGCCCCGTCGACCAGCACGAGGCTGCCGGGGCCGGCCTCGCCGAGGACCTTCAGCGAGTGGTAGGCGGGGAAGAAATTGCGTCCCAGGTTGGCGCAGTGCTCCAGCGGGACGTTGTCGGGGGCTCTCCAGACGGACGCCGCCGGTATCCTGACCGCCTCGGAGAGACCCCCGAGGTTCATCTGGGCTACCGCCCGGTCGCCGGGTCGCACGTGCTCGACGCCGTCTCCGACCTCCAGCACCGTCCCCGCCACGTCCATGCCGGGCACGTAGGGCAGGTCCGGCTTGTGCTGGTAGAGCCCCTGCGCCTGCAGCGCGTCGGGATACTGCACGCCGGCAAAATGCGTCCGGACCACGACGTGGCCGGGCTCGCAGACCGGCGCGGGTATCTCGTCCAGCGACAGAACGTCCCGCAGGGGGATGGGCTTCGGAACGGGTTTGCCGGTCTCGTCGAGGCCGGCGTAGCGGTGGCAGCGGACAGCCTTCATCGTGTGCATGGTGATTCCGGCAATAGCTTACGGCATCTATAATGTGGCCATGAAGGTGGCCAACATCGCGGAGTTCAAGAACCACCTGAGCGAGTACCTCGCCGCCGTGGCGGACGGCGAGGAGGTGGAAATCCGCAAACGCAACGCTCCGCTGGCGCGCGTCGTGCCGATTCGGAGCCCCGGTCGCAACCGCACTGTCCTCGGCCGCGGCGCGGGCACGGTCGTGGTCCACGGGGATCTGACCGAGCCGATGATCCCGCCGGAGGACTGGGAGATGCTGCGGGAAGAACCGTCGTGACGGTGGTGCTCGATACCTGCGCCATCGTATGGGCGATCGGCGACCCCGGGCGACTGCCCGACACGGTGGCCGGGATTCTCACGGCAGACGACACCCGCGTCTGCGTCTCGGCGGTCAGTTGCGCGGAGATCGCCTGCGCGTCGCAACGCGGCCGCATCGACATCGATCGGCATTGGCGGCGGTGGTTCCGTCACTACGTCGAGTTGAACGGTTGGACCGTGCTTCCGATCGATCTCGACACCGTCGAAGAAGCCTACGCGTTGCCGGACCCGTTTCACCGGGATCCGGCGGACCGGCTCATCGTCGCGGCGGCGCGCGGGTTGTCCGCGCCCGTTGTTACCGCGGATGCGCGGATACTCGATTACCCCCATGTCAAGACTCTGTGGAAAGGATGACGGCTAGGATGGACAAGCAACGATTCCTGATTACCGGCGCCAGCCAGGGCATCGGCGCCGCGCTCGTCTCGCTCGCCCGCAAGCAGGGGCACGAGGTGGTATTCACCGGCCGCGACCAGGGGCGTATCGACAGCGTGGCGGCCGAGAGCGGCGCGCACGGCATCCGTGCGGACGTGGTACGCGCCGAGGACAACCAGCGCACCGTCGATGCGTGCGTCGACCGTATGGGCGGCATCGACGTGCTGGTCAACAACGCCGGGGTCGGCTATCTCGCCGAGGTGGGCGAGATCGACATGGACGCCATGCGGTCGCTCTTCGACATCAACGTCTTCGGCCTCGTCGACCTGACGAACCGCGTCGCGCCGCTGCTCAAAGCGCAGGAGCGGGGCTACATCTTCAACATCGCCTCGACCTCCGGCATGAAGGGCGCCAAGACGGGCACCGTGTACGCGGCGAGCAAGTGGGCGGTGCGCGGGATCACCCAGTGCTGGCAGGCCGAGCTGCGGCCGCACGGCGTCCACGTCACCTGCGTCTGCCCGTCCGAGGTGCAGACCGACTGGATGGGCCGCACGGGGCGCAACAACCCGAACAAGCTCTACGCCGTCGACATCGCCGAGGCCATCATGGCGGTGCTCGACATGAACCCGCGCGCGCTCTGGCCGGAGTTCGCGATCTTCGCCAACAACCCCTGGAAGGAAGACTGAGGCCGTCGCGTGCTGCTGCGGATGGCGGTGCTCGAGCGCATCGTCCGTGGCGAGGTCTCGCTGGTGTTCCGCCGCTGGCGCAGGCCGACCGTTCGCAGCGGCGGCTGCCTGCGGACCGCGCTGGGCGTGCTCCGGATTCTCGACGTCGCTGCGGTGGCGGAGGCGGACATTTCCGAAGCGGACGCTTCCCGGGCGGGGTTCTCCTCGCGGACGGCGTTGCTGGCGGGACTCGGCGCGCGAGAGGGGCAGGTCTATCGCATCGCCGTGGAGTATGCGGGCGCGGACCCGCGCGTCGCCCTGCGGCAACAGGAAGACCTGTCGGACGCGGAGATCGAACTGGTCATCGAGAAGCTGCGGCGGCTTGATGCCCGATCGACGGCCGGTTCGTGGACGGCGCGCGTGCTGGCGGCGATTGAGGCGCAGCCCGGTGTCGTCAGCCAGACGCTGGCCGCACGCTTGGGATGCCAGAAAGACTGGCTGAAGCTACAGGTGAGGAAGCTGAAGAACCTCGGGCTTACGGTCAGCCTCACGACCGGCTATGAGCTCTCGCCGCGCGGACGGGTCGTGCTGAATCGCCTGCGTGGTGGAGGCCGGTC encodes:
- a CDS encoding type II toxin-antitoxin system VapC family toxin, translated to MGDAAGRTVVTVVLDTCAIVWAIGDPGRLPDTVAGILTADDTRVCVSAVSCAEIACASQRGRIDIDRHWRRWFRHYVELNGWTVLPIDLDTVEEAYALPDPFHRDPADRLIVAAARGLSAPVVTADARILDYPHVKTLWKG
- a CDS encoding NADPH:quinone oxidoreductase family protein; this translates as MHTMKAVRCHRYAGLDETGKPVPKPIPLRDVLSLDEIPAPVCEPGHVVVRTHFAGVQYPDALQAQGLYQHKPDLPYVPGMDVAGTVLEVGDGVEHVRPGDRAVAQMNLGGLSEAVRIPAASVWRAPDNVPLEHCANLGRNFFPAYHSLKVLGEAGPGSLVLVDGASGGVGMAAVELAKAMGAQVIAGVSVPQKQDLPATAGADRVLCYGRDRQSFRRFKNDVRQAATELGHPDGVDVVVDMVQGELFEAALVSAIRPLGRICLVGFTAGQRPIRPGLLLIKSAVVMGSMWAGWAARNPEAHQRQVGQILDYLATGVVRPRADRVYALDDFVAAFELFERNQGRGNTVVRFAPE
- a CDS encoding type II toxin-antitoxin system prevent-host-death family antitoxin, with amino-acid sequence MVIPAIAYGIYNVAMKVANIAEFKNHLSEYLAAVADGEEVEIRKRNAPLARVVPIRSPGRNRTVLGRGAGTVVVHGDLTEPMIPPEDWEMLREEPS
- a CDS encoding SDR family NAD(P)-dependent oxidoreductase, with the translated sequence MTARMDKQRFLITGASQGIGAALVSLARKQGHEVVFTGRDQGRIDSVAAESGAHGIRADVVRAEDNQRTVDACVDRMGGIDVLVNNAGVGYLAEVGEIDMDAMRSLFDINVFGLVDLTNRVAPLLKAQERGYIFNIASTSGMKGAKTGTVYAASKWAVRGITQCWQAELRPHGVHVTCVCPSEVQTDWMGRTGRNNPNKLYAVDIAEAIMAVLDMNPRALWPEFAIFANNPWKED